A region from the Drosophila takahashii strain IR98-3 E-12201 chromosome 2L, DtakHiC1v2, whole genome shotgun sequence genome encodes:
- the Acp26Aa gene encoding accessory gland-specific peptide 26Aa, with protein MRVLFFCSLALLLLVNVAEAKEPDPPMKDLPKSDLSLIYSNKNFSAPQNVSPKSESLQSNSSKNDVVKNDLPLLQSYAPKGDSPVKDLSEQESTKNDSSKRDSVPQNISLKNDSPLTRSRRADFGVKNLPVRDLPLEDDPNSDYSPLSNSSVSPQKNDSLLRSDPLKTEPPLNKTTKSDFELLVPSKKKLKGVPGKDAQITFSPNGAVKKLQIVLSRERVKTEIYRNVSSYLMKKIQSKKSEVLNAQVLRSNIAAEMNDVNRQLLEIEIQQENVRKLLNECQGTLSGKVTYRLANIEANRLVKEEREPIIRYSHRNKYLKLLRELRRRIKEEIQKISRLVDDTTTTENPTDGIFPTLPW; from the exons ATGagagtgttatttttttgctctttAGCTCTAC TTCTGCTGGTTAACGTAGCAGAAGCAAAGGAACCGGATCCACCTATGAAAGATTTGCCGAAAAGTGATTTGTCACTAATTTATTCTAACAAAAACTTCTCTGCACCCCAGAATGTTTCACCCAAGAGTGAATCTCTGCAAAGCAATTCTTCCAAGAACGATGTGGTGAAAAATGATCTTCCCTTGTTGCAAAGCTATGCACCGAAAGGAGATTCCCCTGTAAAAGATCTATCTGAGCAAGAGTCGACTAAAAATGATTCTTCAAAGCGCGATTCTGTGCCTCAAAATATTTCCCTCAAGAATGATTCGCCACTGACTAGATCTCGTAGGGCAGATTTTGGGGTGAAGAATCTACCAGTGAGGGATTTGCCCCTAGAAGATGATCCTAATAGCGATTATTCGCCGTTGAGTAATTCTTCGGTAAGCCCACAAAAAAACGATTCCCTGCTGCGAAGTGATCCGCTTAAAACAGAACCTCCGCTCAACAAAACAACCAAATCGGATTTCGAACTATTAGTAccgagtaaaaaaaaattaaaaggggtCCCAGGCAAAGATGCGCAAATTACATTTTCGCCTAATGGGGCAGTCAAGAAGCTACAAATCGTGTTATCAAGAGAACGGGTCAAAACTGAGATCTACCGGAACGTGTCCAGCTACTTGATGAAGAAAATACAATCTAAAAAATCGGAAGTTCTCAATGCCCAAGTGCTACGTAGTAATATAGCGGCCGAGATGAATGATGTAAATCGTCAGCTGCTGGAGATTGAAATACAGCAGGAAAATGTCCGAAAGCTGCTGAACGAGTGCCAGGGAACACTCTCCGGAAAGGTTACATATCGTCTGGCCAATATCGAGGCCAATAGGTTGGTCAAGGAAGAGCGGGAGCCCATCATCAGGTATAGCCACCGGAACAAGTACCTGAAACTCCTAAGGGAGCTGCGCCGGAGAATAAAGGAGGAAATTCAGAAGATCTCTAGGCTAGTGGATGACACAACCACCACCGAGAACCCCACTGATGGGATATTTCCAACTCTACCTTGGTAG
- the Acp26Ab gene encoding accessory gland-specific peptide 26Ab, with product MKNIVLLCIFQFICLWQFTEAAPYINIQSSSRSKSQQMVGGFMRTIYDYKIQDNVNDASGQLVHRRQADFKSDLMSPNEVNQVRSQLID from the exons ATGAAGAACATCGTGCTGCTCTGCATTTTTC AATTCATTTGCCTTTGGCAATTCACTGAGGCGGCTCCATATATAAACATTCAGTCTAGTTCAAGATCAAAGTCCCAGCAAATGGTAGGCGGCTTTATGAGAACTATTTACGACTACAAAATTCAGGACAATGTGAACGATGCATCTGGACAACTGGTTCACAGACGGCAGGCGGATTTCAAATCGGATCTAATGAGCCCGAATGAGGTAAATCAAGTGCGCAGTCAACTGATCGACTAG